One segment of Streptomyces sp. TG1A-8 DNA contains the following:
- a CDS encoding type I polyketide synthase has translation MSEDRLREFLTRVSADLQRTRTRLRQVEARAREPIAIVSMSCRYPGGVRTPEELWDLVDTGTDGIAGFPADRGWDLETLYDPDPSRPGTCYTREGGFLYDAADFDASFFGMSPREALATDPQQRLLLEVVWEALERAGLRPADLRGSATGVFAGVMYNDYATRFPEPPAGLDGHLGNGSAGSIASGRISYTFGFEGPAVTVDTACSSSLVALHLAVQALRGGECDLALAGGVAFMSTPVTFLEFARQRGLAPDGRCKSFADATDGTGWGEGVGMLLLERLSDARRNGHRVLAVVRGSAVNQDGASSGLTAPNGPAQQRVIRSALAAAGLSPADVDAVEAHGTGTVLGDPIEAQALLATYGQDRPSGRPLWLGSLKSNIGHTQAAAGVGGVIKMVQALRHGRLPRTLHVDAPTTKVDWSEGDVRLLVRPVEWPHGDRPRRAGVSAFGVSGTNAHVILEEAPPAEPAPPADDPAAEPAATERDTPVVTAVPGVPPVLPWTLSARTADALREQARALLTHLGSRPAEDDQAIAHTLATRRSRFEHRAVVLGESRDTLVSGLKALAAGEQAANVAVNTARRGRRTALLFSGQGSQRVGMGRELYEAFPVFAEAFDAVCSCVGEELRGVVFGDVGDDGGRLDRTRWAQPALFAVEVALFRLVESWGVRADFLAGHSVGEIVAAYVAGVFSLEDACRLVVARGRLMEALPAGGVMVAVEASEGEVLALLEGRAGVVSLAAVNGPRAVVIAGVEEAVAEVARALAGAGHRTTRLRVSHAFHSPLMEPMLEEFRAVAEQVSYRAPSLPVVSNVTGRLAVGGELVTAEYWVRHVREAVRFADGVRALAAEGVSRFLELGPDATLTALARTCVEDDSHTLFVSALRKDRNEPLTALTALAELYTDGTDVDWGALVSGEHELVDLPTYAFQRHRYWLDPPTDRSGHRRGHPVLSAGIALAASTAVVATGRLSRRAQPWLTGLAASDDGLVAASVLTDLALHTGRTLGARHLSALHVDRPLLLPETDAVEIQTVAEATGQSGRWTFSLHARPYDPDDDGEGLDRPWVRHAHGTLTDDTGHDPDAAPAAAADASWPPAGATPLDLDALYGQADLRGAAEQPPRVLTAAWRLGDDVLAEAALAEGQTPDAARFALHPALLDGALTAVAAATGRHAGQPVAWSGLTLHANDAESVRIHVRPGDGDEAALRLLDGAGAPVLTARTVRLLPPASGDDTVPASRRHSGDLYTVAWAPAGPAVHPVPATTAVLTGPGDILRGPAAGAPHPELVVLPWHTPATGADPVAGTDLAAAVHTATAHALAVLQHWLADPRSATSRLLVLTRGAVAATDGETVTDLPTAAVRGLIRTAQSENPGRILLLDTDEDPAPETVTEAARRGHDDLVLRAGVLLAPRLERATEAAAEPALAFDPRRTVLVTGATGTVGTALVRHLVAEHGVRHLLLVTRRGPDAPGVAGLTAELTASGAHVRTVSCDAADRTALAEVIRGIPEQHPLGAVVHAAGVLDDGVLTSLTPDRLASVLRPKADAAVNLRELTRDHDLSAFVLFSSAAAAFGASGQGNYVAANAFLDAFAARLRAEGLPALAIAWSLWDEDSAMTRRAGGTARDRAARSGLGALPTREALALFDRCLAHTGTTPIPLLLDRRALRRDTERLPPLLRSLTGLPALRRATPVTAGASAPQGSGALPELPEPRRRAVLTELVRTSLTTVLRHAPGTPVDLEAPFSGLGLDSLTSLELRNALTRATGLALPATLVFDHPTPSAVIDHLVRATAPRTAQATATPASTWRGTAADLADDPVAIIGMSCRFPGGADSPEALWELLLRGEDAIGDLPTDRGWDAFDLQTLRHAPDRPGGTGTTHGAFLRDVAGFDAEFFGVSPREALAMDPQQRLLLEASWEAVERAGLDPRSLRGTRTGVFTGTNGQDYPALLNVSEGDFGGYVGTGNAASVVSGRVSYVLGLEGPAVTVDTACSSSLVALHWAARALGSGECSMALVAGVTVMSTPAAFVEFSRQGGLASDGRCKAFAEGADGTGWGEGVGVLVVERLSDARRNGHRVLAVVRGSAVNQDGASNGLTAPNGPSQQRVIRAALASAGLEPDGVDVVEAHGTGTVLGDPIEAQALLATYGRGRPAGRPLWLGSVKSNIGHTQAAAGVAGVIKMVLALRHGVLPATLHVDEPSSHVDWSSGGVRLLTGQRAWPEVDRPWRAGVSSFGLSGTNAHVILEQAPEREAAEETESTTELPVVPWVVSGRGVDALRAQAGRLLDFVRSEPGVGVREVAGALVSSRAVFEDRAVVWGRGRAELLAALGAVARGEGAARAVVGRAGEGKTALLFSGQGSQRVGMGRELYEAFPVFAEAFDAVCSCVGEELRGVVFGDVGDDGGRLDRTRWAQPALFAVEVALFRLVESWGVRADFLAGHSVGEIVAAYVAGVFSLEDACRLVVARGRLMEALPAGGVMVAVEASEGEVLALLEGRAGVVSLAAVNGPRAVVIAGVEEAVAEVARALAGAGHRTTRLRVSHAFHSPLMEPMLEEFRAVAEQVSYRAPSLPVVSNVTGRLAVGGELVTAEYWVRHVREAVRFADGVRALAAEGVSRFLELGPDATLTALARTCVEDDSHTLFVSALRKDRDGVDSLTGLVAAAHVAGVPVDWSAWVGRSAHEADLPTYAFQRTAFWPRTRPTAQTAGAEDAAFWELVERQDTQDLARALDVDEAVLDKVVPALADWRRERVERSETDGWRYRVAWEPVAVTSSPRVPGRWLLVHPDGDTSLAEAIARHLTDVLPFACSADADRATLARGIAAAVCDETVAGVLALPGTVAATLKLAQALGDAGVTAPSWWVTTDAVAVGDPADALRPEQAAVWGLGRVAALEHPDRWGGLVDLPGRPDVSDLRQLADVITSRAEDQVALRSGQVYARRLKPVESSSSVTGRRSWTAPRRVLVTGGTGALGSRVARWLAGHGATELVLTSRRGADAPGTSELLADLRRLGAVSVFVEACDVADREQVAGLLSRHRVDGVFHVAGVADLMPLGGVDEGYLESVWGAKARGAVHLDALTAGWDLEVFVVFSSIAGVWGSGGQGAYAAANAFADAVVLERRRRGLVGVSVAWGPWSGGGMVSAAGAVELERRGLRVMDPGRALAGLEGVLAGGEGAVVVADVDWERFVPAFTSGRPSPLLTTLPTTTDGPDRGRPDASGGDARARLVARLADHSDTERRRALRRLVRDGATTVLGRPADRPVDMNRSFRDVGFDSLTAVELRNRLNADTGLRLPATLVFDHPSPRELADHLYEELFPAPDPAQDVPPGTADPDEATLQRTLARIPLSRWKESGLLTAVLTLAETTGAGGTTGSARSTGTTGPTGGAGAAGTEEDAISSMDVDALVNLALGDSTP, from the coding sequence CCGGCCGCATCTCCTACACCTTCGGCTTCGAGGGCCCCGCGGTCACCGTCGACACCGCGTGCTCCTCCTCCCTGGTCGCCCTCCACCTCGCCGTCCAGGCACTGCGCGGCGGCGAGTGCGACCTCGCCCTGGCCGGCGGCGTCGCCTTCATGTCGACCCCGGTCACCTTCCTGGAGTTCGCGCGGCAGCGCGGACTCGCCCCCGACGGCCGGTGCAAGTCCTTCGCCGACGCCACCGACGGCACGGGCTGGGGCGAAGGCGTCGGCATGCTCCTGCTGGAGCGCCTGTCCGACGCCCGGCGCAACGGCCACCGGGTCCTCGCCGTCGTCCGCGGCTCCGCCGTCAACCAGGACGGTGCCAGCAGCGGCCTGACCGCCCCCAACGGCCCCGCCCAGCAGCGGGTCATCCGCTCCGCCCTCGCCGCCGCCGGGCTCTCCCCGGCCGACGTGGACGCCGTGGAGGCGCACGGCACCGGCACCGTCCTCGGCGACCCCATCGAGGCCCAGGCCCTGCTCGCCACCTACGGCCAGGACCGGCCGTCCGGCCGCCCGCTGTGGCTGGGCTCCCTGAAGTCGAACATCGGCCACACCCAGGCCGCCGCCGGCGTCGGCGGCGTCATCAAGATGGTCCAGGCACTGCGCCACGGCCGCCTGCCCCGCACCCTGCACGTCGACGCGCCCACCACCAAGGTCGACTGGAGCGAGGGCGACGTCCGCCTGCTCGTCCGGCCCGTGGAGTGGCCGCACGGCGACCGGCCCCGCCGCGCCGGCGTCTCCGCGTTCGGCGTCAGCGGCACCAACGCCCACGTCATCCTGGAGGAAGCACCGCCCGCCGAACCGGCACCGCCCGCCGACGACCCGGCCGCGGAACCGGCCGCGACCGAGCGGGACACCCCCGTCGTGACGGCCGTGCCCGGCGTGCCGCCCGTCCTGCCCTGGACGCTGTCGGCCCGCACGGCCGACGCCCTGCGCGAGCAGGCCCGCGCCCTGCTCACCCACCTCGGCAGCCGCCCCGCCGAGGACGACCAGGCCATCGCCCACACCCTCGCCACCCGCCGCTCCCGGTTCGAGCACCGGGCCGTCGTCCTCGGCGAGAGCCGCGACACCCTCGTCAGCGGCCTGAAGGCCCTGGCCGCCGGCGAGCAGGCCGCCAACGTCGCGGTGAACACCGCACGGCGCGGCCGGCGCACCGCGTTGTTGTTCTCCGGTCAGGGTTCTCAGCGTGTGGGGATGGGCCGGGAGTTGTATGAGGCGTTTCCGGTGTTCGCGGAGGCGTTCGATGCGGTGTGTTCGTGTGTGGGGGAGGAGTTGCGGGGGGTTGTTTTCGGGGATGTCGGGGATGACGGGGGGCGGTTGGATCGGACGCGGTGGGCGCAGCCGGCTCTTTTCGCTGTTGAGGTGGCTCTGTTTCGGTTGGTGGAGTCGTGGGGGGTGCGGGCGGATTTCCTGGCGGGTCATTCGGTCGGTGAGATCGTGGCGGCGTATGTGGCGGGGGTGTTCTCGTTGGAGGATGCCTGTCGTTTGGTGGTGGCGCGTGGTCGGTTGATGGAGGCGTTGCCGGCCGGTGGTGTGATGGTGGCGGTGGAGGCCTCCGAGGGGGAGGTGCTGGCGCTGCTGGAGGGTCGTGCGGGTGTGGTGTCGCTCGCGGCGGTCAATGGTCCGCGTGCGGTGGTGATCGCTGGTGTCGAGGAGGCCGTGGCCGAGGTGGCCCGGGCTCTGGCCGGCGCTGGTCATCGCACCACGCGGTTGCGGGTCAGTCATGCTTTCCATTCGCCGTTGATGGAGCCGATGCTGGAGGAGTTCCGTGCGGTGGCGGAGCAGGTTTCCTACCGGGCTCCGTCCTTGCCGGTGGTCTCCAACGTCACCGGGCGGTTGGCGGTGGGTGGTGAGTTGGTCACGGCGGAGTACTGGGTGCGCCATGTGCGCGAAGCCGTGCGTTTCGCCGACGGCGTGCGCGCCCTGGCGGCGGAAGGGGTGAGCCGGTTCCTGGAACTGGGGCCCGACGCCACCCTCACCGCCCTGGCCCGCACCTGCGTCGAGGACGACTCCCACACCCTCTTCGTCTCCGCCCTCCGCAAGGACCGCAACGAGCCGCTGACGGCCCTGACCGCGCTCGCGGAGCTGTACACCGACGGCACCGACGTCGACTGGGGCGCGCTGGTATCCGGCGAACACGAGCTGGTCGACCTGCCGACCTACGCCTTCCAGCGGCACCGCTACTGGCTGGACCCGCCCACGGACCGCTCCGGTCACCGCCGCGGCCACCCGGTGCTCTCGGCGGGCATCGCCCTGGCCGCGTCCACGGCGGTCGTCGCCACCGGGCGGCTCTCCCGGCGCGCCCAGCCGTGGCTGACCGGCCTCGCCGCGAGCGACGACGGCCTGGTGGCCGCCTCCGTGCTCACCGACCTCGCGCTCCACACCGGCCGCACGCTGGGCGCCCGTCACCTCAGCGCCCTGCACGTCGACCGTCCGCTGCTGTTGCCGGAGACGGACGCGGTCGAGATCCAGACCGTCGCCGAGGCCACCGGGCAGAGCGGTCGGTGGACGTTCTCCCTCCACGCCCGCCCCTACGACCCCGACGACGACGGTGAAGGCCTCGACCGGCCCTGGGTCCGCCATGCGCACGGCACCCTCACCGACGACACCGGCCACGACCCGGACGCCGCCCCGGCCGCGGCTGCCGACGCCAGTTGGCCACCGGCCGGCGCGACACCGCTCGACCTCGACGCGCTGTACGGGCAGGCGGACCTGCGTGGAGCGGCGGAACAGCCGCCGCGCGTACTCACCGCCGCCTGGCGACTCGGCGACGACGTCCTGGCCGAGGCGGCCCTGGCGGAGGGCCAGACGCCGGACGCGGCCCGGTTCGCCCTCCACCCCGCCCTGCTCGACGGCGCCCTGACCGCGGTGGCCGCCGCCACCGGCCGGCACGCCGGCCAGCCGGTCGCCTGGTCCGGCCTCACCCTGCACGCGAACGACGCGGAATCCGTCCGCATCCACGTCCGGCCGGGCGACGGGGACGAGGCCGCGCTGCGCCTCCTGGACGGTGCCGGAGCCCCCGTGCTGACCGCGCGCACCGTCCGCCTGCTGCCGCCCGCGTCCGGCGACGACACCGTCCCGGCGAGCAGGCGCCACTCCGGCGACCTCTACACCGTCGCCTGGGCACCGGCCGGTCCCGCCGTGCACCCGGTACCCGCCACCACCGCCGTCCTCACCGGCCCCGGGGACATCCTGCGGGGCCCCGCCGCGGGCGCCCCGCACCCCGAACTCGTCGTCCTGCCCTGGCACACCCCGGCCACCGGTGCGGACCCGGTGGCCGGCACGGACCTGGCCGCCGCCGTGCACACGGCCACCGCGCACGCCCTGGCCGTGCTCCAGCACTGGCTGGCGGACCCGCGCTCCGCGACCTCGCGCCTGCTCGTCCTCACCCGGGGCGCCGTCGCGGCGACCGACGGTGAAACCGTCACCGACCTGCCGACGGCGGCGGTCCGCGGCCTGATCAGGACCGCCCAGTCCGAGAACCCGGGACGCATCCTCCTCCTGGACACCGACGAGGACCCCGCTCCCGAAACCGTCACCGAGGCCGCGCGCCGCGGCCACGACGACCTCGTCCTCCGCGCGGGCGTCCTCCTCGCCCCACGCCTCGAACGCGCGACCGAAGCCGCTGCGGAACCGGCGCTCGCCTTCGACCCGCGGCGCACCGTCCTGGTCACCGGTGCCACCGGCACGGTGGGCACCGCCCTCGTGCGCCACCTCGTGGCCGAGCACGGCGTGCGCCACCTCCTCCTCGTGACCCGGCGCGGCCCCGACGCCCCGGGCGTCGCCGGGCTGACGGCCGAACTCACCGCCTCCGGCGCCCACGTCCGGACCGTGAGCTGCGACGCCGCCGACCGGACCGCCCTCGCGGAGGTGATCCGCGGCATCCCGGAGCAGCACCCGCTGGGCGCCGTGGTGCACGCCGCCGGCGTACTCGACGACGGCGTCCTCACCTCCCTGACCCCCGACCGCCTGGCCTCCGTCCTGCGCCCCAAGGCCGACGCGGCGGTCAACCTGCGCGAACTCACCCGCGACCACGACCTCTCGGCCTTCGTCCTGTTCTCCTCCGCGGCAGCCGCCTTCGGCGCCTCGGGCCAGGGCAACTACGTCGCCGCCAACGCCTTCCTCGACGCCTTCGCCGCCCGCCTGCGCGCAGAGGGCCTGCCGGCACTGGCCATCGCCTGGAGCCTGTGGGACGAGGACAGCGCCATGACCCGGCGAGCGGGCGGCACCGCCCGGGACCGGGCCGCGCGCAGCGGCCTGGGCGCCCTGCCCACCCGCGAGGCACTGGCCCTCTTCGACCGCTGCCTGGCGCACACCGGCACCACCCCGATCCCCCTCCTCCTGGACCGGCGTGCCCTGCGCCGCGACACCGAGCGCCTGCCCCCGCTCCTGCGTTCGCTCACCGGCCTTCCGGCACTGCGCAGGGCCACGCCCGTCACCGCGGGCGCCTCCGCCCCCCAGGGATCCGGCGCACTGCCGGAGCTGCCGGAGCCCCGGCGGCGTGCCGTCCTGACCGAGCTCGTACGCACCTCGCTCACCACCGTCCTCAGGCACGCACCGGGCACACCGGTGGACCTCGAAGCCCCGTTCAGCGGACTCGGCCTGGACTCCCTCACCTCACTGGAACTGCGCAACGCCCTCACCCGGGCCACCGGACTGGCCCTGCCCGCCACCCTGGTGTTCGACCATCCGACCCCGTCGGCCGTGATCGACCACCTCGTGCGGGCCACGGCACCCCGAACGGCGCAGGCGACCGCGACCCCGGCCAGCACCTGGCGGGGAACCGCGGCGGACCTCGCCGACGACCCCGTCGCGATCATCGGCATGAGCTGCCGCTTCCCCGGCGGCGCGGACAGCCCCGAAGCCCTGTGGGAGCTGCTCCTACGCGGTGAGGACGCCATCGGAGACCTCCCCACGGACCGTGGCTGGGACGCCTTCGACCTCCAGACGCTGCGGCACGCACCGGACCGGCCGGGCGGGACCGGCACCACGCACGGTGCTTTCCTCCGTGACGTGGCCGGCTTCGATGCGGAGTTCTTCGGTGTGTCGCCGCGTGAGGCGTTGGCGATGGATCCGCAGCAGCGGTTGTTGCTGGAGGCGTCGTGGGAGGCGGTGGAGCGGGCCGGGCTGGACCCACGGTCCCTGCGCGGCACCCGCACCGGTGTCTTCACCGGCACCAACGGCCAGGACTACCCGGCGTTGCTGAACGTCTCCGAGGGTGACTTCGGGGGGTACGTCGGGACCGGGAACGCGGCGAGTGTGGTGTCGGGCCGGGTGTCGTACGTGCTGGGCCTCGAAGGTCCGGCGGTCACGGTCGACACGGCCTGCTCGTCCTCCCTGGTGGCACTGCACTGGGCCGCCCGCGCCCTTGGTTCGGGCGAGTGTTCGATGGCCCTCGTCGCCGGTGTGACGGTGATGTCCACTCCCGCCGCGTTCGTGGAGTTCTCGCGTCAGGGTGGTCTGGCGTCGGACGGGCGGTGCAAGGCGTTCGCGGAGGGTGCTGATGGCACGGGTTGGGGTGAGGGTGTCGGTGTCTTGGTGGTGGAGCGGCTTTCGGACGCCCGCCGCAACGGGCACCGTGTCCTGGCGGTGGTGCGGGGTAGTGCGGTCAATCAGGACGGTGCGTCCAATGGGCTGACGGCGCCCAACGGTCCCTCTCAGCAGCGGGTGATCCGGGCCGCGTTGGCGAGTGCGGGGCTGGAGCCGGACGGTGTGGACGTGGTGGAGGCGCATGGCACGGGTACCGTCCTTGGTGATCCGATCGAGGCGCAGGCGTTGCTGGCCACTTATGGCCGGGGGCGTCCTGCGGGGCGGCCGTTGTGGCTGGGGTCGGTGAAGTCGAACATCGGGCACACGCAGGCCGCTGCGGGTGTGGCCGGTGTGATCAAGATGGTGTTGGCGTTGCGGCATGGTGTGCTGCCGGCGACGTTGCACGTGGATGAGCCGTCCTCGCATGTGGACTGGTCCTCGGGCGGGGTGCGGCTGCTGACCGGGCAGCGGGCCTGGCCGGAGGTGGACCGGCCGTGGCGGGCGGGTGTGTCCTCCTTCGGCCTGAGCGGCACCAACGCCCACGTCATCTTGGAACAGGCTCCTGAGCGTGAGGCCGCCGAAGAGACCGAGTCCACCACCGAGTTGCCGGTTGTGCCGTGGGTGGTGTCGGGTCGGGGGGTGGATGCGTTGCGTGCGCAGGCGGGGCGTTTGCTGGATTTCGTCCGTTCCGAGCCCGGTGTGGGTGTTCGTGAGGTGGCGGGGGCTTTGGTGTCCTCGCGTGCGGTGTTCGAGGACCGTGCGGTGGTGTGGGGGCGTGGGCGTGCCGAGTTGCTGGCCGCTCTTGGGGCCGTGGCGCGGGGTGAGGGGGCTGCCCGGGCGGTGGTGGGCAGGGCCGGGGAGGGCAAAACGGCGTTGTTGTTCTCCGGTCAGGGTTCTCAGCGTGTGGGGATGGGCCGGGAGTTGTATGAGGCGTTTCCGGTGTTCGCGGAGGCGTTCGATGCGGTGTGTTCGTGTGTGGGGGAGGAGTTGCGGGGGGTTGTTTTCGGGGATGTCGGGGATGACGGGGGGCGGTTGGATCGGACGCGGTGGGCGCAGCCGGCTCTTTTCGCTGTTGAGGTGGCTCTGTTTCGGTTGGTGGAGTCGTGGGGGGTGCGGGCGGATTTCCTGGCGGGTCATTCGGTCGGTGAGATCGTGGCGGCGTATGTGGCGGGGGTGTTCTCGTTGGAGGATGCCTGTCGTTTGGTGGTGGCGCGTGGTCGGTTGATGGAGGCGTTGCCGGCCGGTGGTGTGATGGTGGCGGTGGAGGCCTCCGAGGGGGAGGTGCTGGCGCTGCTGGAGGGTCGTGCGGGTGTGGTGTCGCTCGCGGCGGTCAATGGTCCGCGTGCGGTGGTGATCGCTGGTGTCGAGGAGGCCGTGGCCGAGGTGGCCCGGGCTCTGGCCGGCGCTGGTCATCGCACCACGCGGTTGCGGGTCAGTCATGCTTTCCATTCGCCGTTGATGGAGCCGATGCTGGAGGAGTTCCGTGCGGTGGCGGAGCAGGTTTCCTACCGGGCTCCGTCCTTGCCGGTGGTCTCCAACGTCACCGGGCGGTTGGCGGTGGGTGGTGAGTTGGTCACGGCGGAGTACTGGGTGCGCCATGTGCGCGAAGCCGTGCGTTTCGCCGACGGCGTGCGCGCCCTGGCGGCGGAAGGGGTGAGCCGGTTCCTGGAACTGGGGCCCGACGCCACCCTCACCGCCCTGGCCCGCACCTGCGTCGAGGACGACTCCCACACCCTCTTCGTCTCCGCCCTCCGCAAGGACCGTGACGGAGTGGACAGCCTGACCGGTCTCGTCGCGGCCGCGCACGTGGCCGGGGTTCCGGTCGACTGGTCGGCGTGGGTGGGCCGGAGCGCCCACGAGGCCGACCTGCCCACCTACGCGTTCCAGCGCACCGCGTTCTGGCCGCGGACCAGGCCCACCGCGCAGACCGCCGGTGCGGAGGACGCCGCGTTCTGGGAATTGGTGGAGCGGCAGGACACTCAGGACCTGGCCCGCGCCCTCGACGTCGACGAGGCTGTGCTCGACAAGGTCGTGCCGGCCCTCGCCGACTGGCGCAGGGAGCGTGTCGAGCGGTCGGAGACGGACGGCTGGCGCTACCGCGTGGCCTGGGAACCGGTCGCGGTCACGTCGTCCCCGCGGGTGCCGGGGCGCTGGCTGCTGGTGCACCCCGACGGTGACACGTCCCTGGCGGAGGCGATCGCCCGCCACCTGACGGACGTGCTCCCCTTCGCCTGCTCCGCGGACGCCGACCGTGCCACGCTGGCCCGCGGCATCGCGGCGGCGGTGTGCGACGAGACCGTCGCGGGCGTGCTCGCACTGCCCGGCACGGTCGCGGCGACGCTCAAGCTCGCGCAGGCCCTCGGCGACGCCGGGGTCACGGCACCCTCCTGGTGGGTGACGACGGACGCCGTGGCCGTCGGCGACCCGGCCGACGCCCTGCGACCGGAGCAGGCGGCCGTCTGGGGACTGGGGCGGGTCGCCGCCCTGGAGCACCCCGACCGCTGGGGCGGACTCGTCGATCTGCCCGGTCGTCCCGACGTCTCCGACCTGCGGCAACTGGCCGACGTCATCACCTCCCGTGCCGAGGACCAGGTCGCCCTGCGCTCCGGACAGGTCTACGCCCGGCGGCTCAAGCCGGTGGAGTCGTCCTCCTCGGTCACCGGCCGCCGGTCCTGGACGGCTCCTCGCAGGGTCCTGGTCACCGGGGGTACCGGCGCGCTGGGTTCCCGTGTGGCGCGCTGGCTGGCCGGGCACGGTGCCACCGAGCTGGTGCTGACCAGTCGGCGTGGGGCGGATGCTCCCGGCACTTCCGAGCTCCTTGCCGATCTGCGCCGTCTGGGTGCCGTTTCCGTTTTCGTCGAGGCGTGTGATGTGGCGGATCGGGAGCAGGTGGCGGGGTTGTTGTCCCGGCATCGTGTGGATGGTGTCTTTCATGTGGCGGGGGTTGCGGACCTGATGCCCTTGGGTGGGGTGGATGAGGGGTATCTGGAGTCGGTGTGGGGGGCGAAGGCGCGGGGTGCGGTGCATCTGGATGCGTTGACGGCCGGGTGGGATCTTGAGGTGTTCGTGGTGTTCTCGTCGATCGCCGGTGTGTGGGGCAGTGGTGGTCAGGGGGCGTATGCGGCGGCCAATGCGTTTGCGGACGCGGTGGTGCTGGAGCGGCGTCGTCGGGGTCTGGTGGGTGTGTCGGTGGCGTGGGGTCCGTGGTCGGGTGGGGGGATGGTGTCGGCTGCGGGTGCGGTGGAGCTGGAGCGTCGTGGGTTGCGGGTGATGGATCCGGGGCGTGCGCTGGCGGGGCTGGAGGGTGTGCTGGCGGGGGGTGAGGGTGCCGTGGTGGTGGCGGACGTGGACTGGGAGCGGTTCGTTCCCGCGTTCACCAGTGGCCGGCCCAGCCCCCTGCTGACCACCCTGCCCACCACCACCGACGGCCCCGACCGTGGCAGGCCGGACGCCTCCGGTGGGGACGCGCGGGCGCGGCTGGTGGCGCGTCTCGCGGACCACTCCGACACGGAGCGGCGCCGGGCCCTGCGCCGACTGGTACGGGACGGTGCCACCACCGTCCTGGGCAGGCCCGCCGACCGGCCCGTGGACATGAACCGGTCCTTCCGCGACGTCGGCTTCGACTCCCTGACGGCCGTCGAACTCCGCAACCGGCTGAACGCCGACACCGGACTGCGTCTCCCGGCGACCCTCGTCTTCGACCACCCGTCACCCCGTGAGCTGGCCGACCACCTGTACGAGGAGCTCTTCCCGGCGCCGGACCCGGCACAGGACGTGCCACCGGGCACGGCCGACCCGGACGAGGCGACCCTGCAGCGCACACTCGCGCGGATCCCGCTCTCGCGCTGGAAGGAGAGCGGACTGCTCACCGCCGTCCTCACCCTCGCCGAGACCACCGGGGCGGGCGGGACGACCGGGAGCGCCCGGAGCACCGGGACCACCGGACCCACCGGGGGCGCCGGGGCCGCGGGCACCGAGGAGGACGCCATCAGCTCGATGGACGTCGACGCCCTCGTCAACCTGGCCCTGGGCGACTCCACGCCGTAG